The window tgtaGCGGTTTGGAACTGAGTTGTCAGGAATGAGAATTCTCTTCCCAGGAGTTCAAAGTAAAACAGTAAGTTGCCTTCCTTTGGAGCCTGGATAATGATCTCTGTTATCAAACCTAAGCATTAGAAGAAGATTGGAAATGAGGAACTACAGAGTAACAGTGAATGGAAGAGTTGGAGCGACCAGCCCTTGGAATCATAAGACTAAGCAGTTGGGCTCTTGAACTCTAAATCCCCTCAGAAAAGCCTGTCCAGAGTCCAGACTCTAATCTCTCATGTCTTGAGTTTTTCTGGGTGTGGTATGATTTCTGAAAACTTTTTGACGGCTGAGTTCGTTAAATTTTATGGGAAATCTTTTATTAGTCCCCTGTTCGTGTCCTATAATTACTCAACTCTCTTactcaaaatttcttttttgattccttttctctttttctcctggTACTTTAAAATTCTTCGATTACCCAtttgttgattggatcaacctATTAACTTGGTtaatggaaaattaaaaaaaaaaagtgctatTAACATGGTTCAAGGAAACCAAACCAGTCTTCATGGATCAAAATATACTACAGTTAGCTTTTCTAGGGGAATGAtagaaatttccccaaattttatggatcaaattactacacatggATGCAGAGAGCTTAGGAATTGGAAACCTCTGAGGTCATTGACAGAAGTCAAGCTGAATGGTAATTCTTAAAAGATAGTCAGGGTCCTGGAGAGAAGTCTATCTAGACAGATGAGTTGGACAGCCATTGGTACTCAAAATCGAGCTTCTAGCCTTCTGCTAGCCCAGGTCATTTGCCAAGTTAAAAATAGTGGAGGTGATCCAAGGTTGAGTTTGATATTCTCTTGAGTAAGATCATTTCCTGAAGGAGGGGCTCTGCCTCTTGCTTCCGGAAATCTTTAGTGTGTAGCTTGGTCATGTGATGGCCATCCAAAAAGCTTGAAGCGAATACATTCTTCCCCTAGACCAAGGATGCTCTCCCGTAGGGAACAACCACCATTCATTCACTAATTTAAAAACTGATATATGGACAATGGACAAATCTCTTTCTTTGGTTAAAGAATAAGCAAAATTTGGAGGCAGAGTAATCAAAGAATTGTGCTCAGGCGGTCATAGGGGATTCAAAAAGGATCTGATCGTAGATAGAGACTTAAACCTGTGCGGGGGTAGGGGCGGCTGTAGCCAAGTGGATCAAGGCAGTGGATTGTGGATCCACCACGCGCGGGGCGGCTTTCTTTTGGTAGTAATTGCGAacatctctcctcttctcttggcGTGCACAGTTTGCTTGCATGCCGCCTTAGGCACATCTCTCTTTCTTAGTTTCACGCTGGCCTAATGAAAGTCAGTCTTTTAGTAAGCGTATATACGCAGCTCTTTAGTTATTAAGCAATTCTTTAGTGGTCGCACCGACAGGAGCAAACCAGGTGCAATTCAATCCTTCTTCCTAGAATGATTCCCAAAAAAGCAAAACCTCACTAGATCGAAGCCCATTGCCATGGGGACTACTGTATAGGAGAATGACTAAAGGTAATTGCCAACATATTGAAAGACAGGTTGGCTCTTTAAAAAGGGAACCCTCCTAATCTCatttggagaggaagagaggtggtTCTCTAGCTTTATGGCGAGGCAAGGTATATAAAATCTCAATCAAATTGCCGATAGAAGTGGTAATCGCAGCTCCATTCCCtccttcctgaatagaagttgGTAGTCCCAATCTCATCGGCAGGATCACGCCTTCCCGCATATCTGCCAAAGTTCATATTTTAACTTTTGACGCAGTATTCAAGTTTGATTTGCAGTTTGTGATTCATGGAGGGGCAAGAATATCCCTGGTCATTGCCTCTTCAACCTGTTCAGTCTTCAATTTTCGGAAGCCAAGTATTGACCACACAACCATATGAAATGAGTTACCTTATGTTATTTTTCATCCATAACTTGTATGGTGCAACTATTCCATCTATTAAGAGAAAATCCATGCTTAAGCAACGCATGGACTAGGAAGTAAAAGAAATGTTTCAAAGTATAAGATAAAATTTCCAATGATCATGCAAATACTTCGTGTTGCATTTCCCAAAGAATACAATATCAATATCCTAGTATCCCAGTTCCAATGGTAGTTAAAAATTATGCTATTACACCCACCAACAACATGGCCTCCCATCACAGAATAAATAAACCTGTGAATTCTCGTCCCCGTTTTTCATGTTCAATCTTATATACAGAACTTTTGGCAGGGCTTAATGAATGCAGACGGAGCTTAGGGGTGGCCCAACTGGTGACAAATTGGCTGCTGCTGCAACTCAACTTCAATTATCTCCACATCATACCAAACAAGAAAAGGGGTGGGATTAAAAAGGGTTTCACGAGCTCAGTAGGATGCTCAGTTGGACTTTCCATTAGAATGACTTGTTGCCGCAGTCAGTTCATTCAACTCCTTTTCCTGCTGCTTCTTGAGAAAACTCTGAGCAGTTGCCGTCACAATTTTGATGAAGAAGTTCATGAGCATAAGCCACACAACAGTATTCCATGCTGAAGCTAATGATAGATCCCATTTCTTCCCCTGAGGAAAAGGAAATATATAACCATGATTAAATTATAATATTAACAGAGAAAAAAAGGTAAAAGTCACaaaaacaaaaccccaaaagaacCCGTTTTATATTAAGCTGGAACATCTGCAATTTCAGTTAATGGGCACAGGATAACAAATGCTTATGGGACCACATCAGGGTCTTACAAAAGTTTCTAGTGTATAATTCAATTGTCAGAAAAGAGTCTTCCTATTAGAACATTAAATTACCAAGTGGATCTATTAGTATAGCCTTTTTTCAATCAGAACTAGTATACCCTTTAGATATATGGGGGAAAATATCAATTTCAGTATTCAACTCAACTAAATCTTTTCCAACTATATGGGGTCGGCCACACAGATTCTGTTTGTCATCCATATTGTTAACGCAGAGCTATTCATGTCTTTTCTCCCCATTTATTCTCAATTCATTTTAAATAGGACTAGTGGTCTTTCTAACTCCTCTAATCTGTGCATCAGGTCACACTCTTAACTGGTGCATTCAATGGATTCTGATGCACACccccataccacctcaaataaCTATCCTCTTATCAGAACCAGTCAAAAATCACCttcaatttttcttatttttattagtCTTTTCTAGTTTGTCCAcccatccatctcaacatccagATCTCAGCTATAGCttatattttgtttatgtgtagTTTAATTGTTGGTGATTCAGCTCCATGCAAAATTGCTGGTCTTATAGTTGTCCAATTTTCCTTTGGATTTTAGTACTTCAATATAGTATCTAAAACCCCTTCACATTTTCATTATTCTGAACCCTCCAATCAATCTGTTGTTCATCTGGGGATTCCCAATATCAAAAGCCACCCAATGATATGACAACCAACCATCTGACCACATGATCAGGCATCTTTTATTCTAGAAGTTCTCCAGGCCATTAAATTAGAGTCTATTCCATGCATTAGCAGATACATTGTCATAAACCACAATCCTATCTACTAACAGTTCATTGATTTAGGTATTATTGCCAGAAGGTTGTTTCTCCTAAACATAGAAATCTGGAGCTGTTTGAACTAACCAAGACCTGTTTGCAGTGTTAACACACCTTATAATGATATCATCACATGTGAATGAGATAAAAGTTTGCAGAATAATGAGGGAAAATGATAATCAAATTTGTGCATGTGTGTATTTCTATGTATCACGAAGACAAAACCTTGATATTTGAGGGCACTGGAGCTGGAGCAGCCGCGTAATTTTCTTTGATCTTGTGTAGTTTGGCTACAAAGTTGGGAAGCATAGAGGAGTGACCAGGGATAAGGCCAAAGACCCAAATCAACTCATTCTCGATCCACTCAAGAAGTTGATTGTTGCAAACCAAAATGATAAAAACTGTCTGCAAGAACAATTGCCAAGAAAAGAACTTAACCAGGTGACGAAACATAGAGAAGCAATGAACCTTAATAATGGAATAAATGGATACAGATTCATATGGCTATTAATAACTACATGAAATTAAACAACAGCAATACCGATCGTAGAAATAAAATGTGGAAGAGCAGAAAAGAATAAAGGGAAACACCAAAGACAGCTCCCAAGTAGAACAAAACTAAGAGAAGCAAAGTACTGGTAAAAACTAGTGCCTTGATCTGCACTGATCTAAAATCTAAATATCAGGTATAGTCTACACAAACCTGTATGTGGGTCTTAATAATTGCCTTTCCAATCACTGTTGCAAAGAAGAACTCCCAAAACGGAACCCCGAATTGCCCACACATGATGCCAGCAAGGTCAAATAGTGGGTTTGGCACCTGAAATTACCTTTCAGTTAAACACTAAATGGTATATCAATGCAATGTGTTTATATAGTCGAGACAGCTCTAAATTAAGAATAAAAAGATAAGATTCACTTTCTCAGTATTTCTTCAGACAGAAGGAGCATCAGTATAATCACATAGACCACATTAAGCATAACAGGAAATCTGCCCAAATAAGTATATTACTTGCAAAGACCAAACACTGGAGGCAAGGGGGACAAAATACATGACAATGGTACATTGTATTCTCTTTTTCAAGTGACACAGCTTAATGTCTTTCTCCAGTAAATTGAGATCAAGTAAATTCAGTATTATAACACACTGCACAGTTGAGCAATGAGGAAATCTTCCctcctttattttctcttctcccacaaaataaagattatatatatatatgtaaacgAGAAAAGATGCAAGAATATGACTAGAGCCATTCCTTGGTTACATGACAAGCTATCAAGTTAGATAAACAGTAAAGTGAGCATGAAGATGTGTCCTACAGGCAAAATTGATGGAAACCTCATATATCCCAATGTAACATTGAAGATAACAGATGGTACTAATATGAGGTTCTCTTTGCTGATAAGTAGAAACACAAGAATAACAGTAGCAGCAATAGGCAAGAGAAGAATATCAGTATATTTTTCTAATGAATTGGAAATGAAATTAATAAAGCTGGCAGAAGAAAACCAAGTCGGAAACAGAAACTGTATGATTGGGGTGGAGGGGTAATGTAGTACTGAATTTGAATGATCAAAACAGTAGCCAATAACAAGATCTTTTACTTAAAGAAAGGTTCAGATTAGGGagattttaaatataataaaatcaaGTGGTTGGAAGGAAAGGTCAAGTGTAGGGAATAGGGATGGGAAGGTTTACTGAAAATCTGACCTCAATCGAATAGTTAGATCAGCAATTATGGGTGATTCCTAGTGGGGATAGGAataggggtaaaacagtaatttagggactgaaattagggtttgaaggtTGAAACTAGGTTGCTGATTTCAGACAtgaaataatttaaaatcagTAGCCTAAACAATTCATGAAATCAGAATAGGATTAGATAGGGGATGGCCTAAACAGTAGCTCTAATGGAGGGTGGAGGTAGAATAGGAAATCTGAAATATCTTAAGATCCATTGGTCAGAATTAGGTCAAACTTGAATCGAGTTCATCATTAGGGTTCATGAACATGTAATTCAAATCTCGAGATGATCTAATGGCTGATTTgctttatccaaaaaaaaaaagtgctgCATATGAACTTCAGGAAGATGGAATTCTAGTTACAGAAAATTTCAGAATAAAGCTTACCTGTTAATGGCTAGGATCTGAGAATAAGAATTATAACCCAATGCTTgagccccttacaaacttatgtTAGAAACTCAGAAGTAGACTCAAACACTGAGatggaaaggcctaacccaatccttaactaataagcgaacctaaattgactaggaaactgaaataataaaggaaactaACTCAATGACATAGTCAAACTTAAGTCCTAACATGCCTATGTTAAGTTTGATGTTGACCCCTCCAATTTAATAGCTAAAGAATTAAATAAGCAACTTAAATTTAACCACATAGAACTGGTTCAATTGAACTAACACAcaacaacttaaaaataaactaagtaatTTAATAGCTaaagaattaaataaacaacttaaatttAACCACATAAAACCGGTTCAATTGAACTAAcacaaaacaacttaaaaataaactaagtaaagAAACAAACTAGTGAATCTCGTATGCAACCttttacccatactttaggccccataaaagtggcctattaaaTTCAAAGCCATTGAGAACCTCTtatgtgctttcctttggaaaggcaaaGAAACCTCAAAATTCATGCATCCAATCAGTTGAAAATCTGTCTGTCTCCCCAAGGCTGAAGGAGGATTAGGCATTCGCCGCATTCAGGACTCCAACAAAGCGGGGATCCTTAAGCTCATCAGGAAAATCTCTTCCAGGCACgattccatctgggtcaactgggtctactcccaccttctcaagaatgattccatttggactgctccTTTACGCCCAGACGcgtcttgggtttggcgtaagatTCTTCTTCTCCGGCCTCTTGCCCTGACGGCCACCTCCACCGCCATTGTTAATGGCTCCTCtacctccctttggcttgacccctggcatcCTTTAGGCATTCTTTATAATGTCTTTGGCCCTCGAGCTGTCTACTCTTCTGGcatccccaaatctgcccccTTATCTCTCATCATCTCCCTTGGTTCCTGGTCCCCTccttctccccttccctctgTCCTATCCCAAATCTGGCCTACCCTCCCCCCCTTACACCTTCCCTCTCCTTCCATTGTGGATCAGTCAATTTGGCTCCTAGCCCCTTCTGGCAGTTTCACCACTAGATCAGCTTGGAACTTCGTCCGCAACCCTTCCGCCCCCGTCCCCTAGCACAACCTAATCTGGTTCAAAGGCTCCATTCCTCGCCATAGCCTTACAGCCTGGAGATCGCTTCACCTTTGCCTTCCCACTCAAGCCTTTCTCCTGCACCGCCACATCCCTGTTCACCCCTCTTGCACCTTTTGCTGGAACTGTTTTGAGGACActgcccatctcttctttgcttgccctttttcTTCTAACATCTGGAAAAATGCCCTCTCTTCCATCTGGTATCGAAGCAGGAGACACCTTCCTTTTGACCGAGAATGCATCTGGTCGACCAATACTTTTAAAGGCAGCTCCATCTGTGACAGTATTGGCGAGCTTGTTTTTGGCTATGTTGtccatcatatttggatggagaggaatcttaggagatggacttccaaatccaGATCTttcgacatgatttggaaagacATCTCCTTCGAAGTTTCCTCTAAGATCAGCACTATTCCTCACCGGTCCCTcatggataccccaaggaacaggcacattgttgttacctggggtcTGGATAGTAGTATGTTGCAGTCCCCTTCTAGTTTAAGGAGGACTTGACTCTggttttctttctccccccccccctcttttctccttccggccccctcctggggtttggtaatacttatttattcaccaaaaaaaaaaaatttgaaaacccCATGGACcaaaaggcccaacatgtataaaacccaaccctagacttattcctaggcaaacaagcccagtttagtgatgaatctgcatcaactctccccagcttgaatAATAACTCGACCTCGAGTTTTGCAGTAAAGAGGGGAAAACAACACGTGAGCTGCAGACTTGACTGTTCCCAAACAGAATTCTGGTTGCTTGTAGACTTTAGGAATGTaatcttcaaggcgtggagatTTTTCTTCAAAGAACCATGAGAGCATAACGAACTCTAAGTGATCGACCTCTTAATCCAAATCAACCATGAACGTCGTATTTATAGAGTCCTCAACGTTGGTAACCTTCTCATCGAGGATTTGAGGCACAAGCTcttcctcttcaagaacaatatCATGAATCTCGAAGACTTGTTGTGGAGTGCTCTCAACCACTACCAACTCTTCCATGGCTTCAGTCTTGTCTACTCTAATCTCTTCAATGTAGGCCTCTTCAGTGGAATCTTCTTCCAGGGTTTTAGCCACCAAGATATGACTAATCACATGAATGCCACGAGCAAGGTTTAAAGAATTGGTATCAAGTATCGTAtaggaagggtgattttaagagacatatcgtatCTTACACTATAAATacacatagaaatggtcaagacaCACATGTAAATAtacttttggagcaaaaaactatataaataagcaatatataacatgtatcatgtataaacactaaaatggactAATGGAGAACAACGTATATCAAGACAAGAGACTTTCATCGATTTGAGTACAAATCTTTGCAAATGATCAAGTTCGATGCATCAACTAAGTTAGTTTTACCTAAATCTAAcaatttatagcaaaaaaataggattaaaaaccatgatataaacacaaagatcaagtttttctaAAACCTACCTTTTTCTGTGAAATCTCCTTTGTATGATCTCAAAAACGAAATCATAGTCTGATTACATGGACCTTTAATGGCCGTATCGACATGTATCAGTTGGTATCGATCATATCAGTATGTATTgagccgtatcggccgatacataccgatatgtATTGATACTCTCACAGAATCCTTAAACGTATGTATCGGAAGTATTGGTATGTATCGGTCTGCATCGGTCTGTATCgtatcggcctgtatcggttGATACAATACAATACCAATCGAGACATAcaattttctataaataaaaaaaaaagatagtaaGATACATATCGGTACCTACGGATACCGATACTTATTGACCCGTATCGTATAGTATTGGTTGATACTTTAAACAATGGCCACAAGACCCATCATCATTTGCATCGTACTCATCATAGTGATCTGCATTAAAATCCCCGTCCTCAAGTGGATACGAATATAAATCAAGACCATCATCATCAGATTCTTCCACTATAGCAACACCATTCACTTCCTGATGGTGAAGGTACCATTGCTGCAAGAGGGCTGTGTGATAcagtgggtgagagacccagacCTGAGATAGGTCAAGTtacctttgatttcttcttcctttgcctGTCCTACCACCAGCCATTACTTGTGTTTGATTCCTGTTCGATAGCTTTGATTGTTGGGTGTATTTGATCTCTGATTTTAAGAGGATATATTGTGCTTCAACCTATATCAGATTCCTAACATCAGGTAAGGTCAGATCAAGGTTTAAGTTCAGTTTTATCAAACCAGAGAAGATGCTCTGTTTTTCTATCCTATTTCAGCATAGTTTGGTTTGTGATAAACCTGAATCCATAATCTGATTTCTCTCAGCTTTTGGGATATCAAAGGGTACTCCTAGAGGGACACTCAACCTTGGTTTGGTATGCATCAGATCAGTTTATTGGTTGCTACTTAATAATCACCTCAAACCTGCAAATCTGAGatatcaaaattttgatttcttaattACTTCTAATCTAGCCATTAGGATCATATTTTGGGGTTGAGAGCTCTGTTAACAAAACGAGTTTAAAACTACGCTTTAAACGTGTTCccattttttactgttttaaacacgttttgtcgTATGTTTCCCAAACATAAGGGAAAAAAGGGAAATGGCAATCATtcccgttttaaacacgtttaaaatacgttcccctttttttggcgttttttaagaccttggacttgttgaacaatggcttacttaactgaccatatTTCTTTCTCCCGAATTCTGATCGacttgattctttcaccgacgtaaagatgactcgaagggctatatttttcatgatatcactttcaactcaaggtcaatgcacagacactgaaattagaagcatgtatttcaaataaaaaatcctcaatttatatgagaatagtgccattttttggtttcgtttttttttaatataaacgtttaaaacccgtaccgtccgttttccttttttaccattctctgttttttttaccatttcatTTGACCGCctgtttgcaattttttaccgtttaaaacccaTACCGAAAGACTGCATTTTTTTCCTGTTcccatttttgctaactatggttgAGAGAATCTACCCAAGGAGAGAACCCGACTAGAATTTGGGGGATTCTGTTGGTCAGATtggatttaatttcagtttgaCTCTTCTCAGATTTCTATCCTGAAACTGAAATTCTGTTACTCTCAAATTACCCAACcaatctctctcatcttttGAAGGGTGCTAGTATTCATACTGGGGGCTTGAAATCTAAagtttgaccttcatctgagaaggttgactTTTCTGTTGACTTTGACTTATGGGAGTTTTGACTGTTTCTTGAGATCCTGCTGTGAGAATAGGTCTGAGATACTATTACAGGTCTACTCTTGCATTAGCAGGACAATGTGATCATTAAAGGAAACTCTATGTAATGATTAGATTGTTCCAAAACATGTAGATAAGCTCTGAATACAGTTGCTTATGATACGGAAAGCTGGATCTCTGTCCACTCGGGGGAACTCCTTGGGGTGCATTCAGCTAACTCTTTAGctaatgatttatttatttatttattttcatatggggggggggggtttgaggGAGAGCCTCCTACGAGGGTTCCCAGTTTAGGTCTACTCTTTTCATTGTTGTACTTACTTTTGGCAACTAAGTCCTTAGTTACTTATCAAACAAACAAGCAAATGCAGGAAATATCAGTGTTTAATTTGTTGAACAAGATTTGACTAATTGCATTGACTAAAAAACATCTAGTAAACAAAGTTCAAAACTACAGTCAAATAGGACCAATTTTGACCGGATTGATCGACCATAATGTTGTCCAAAATCTCTGAAAATAGTTAATCTTCCAGCAGCTGAATCAAAGACAGAAAATTAGAGGTAGAGATACAGGTAGAGTCCAATTTAAGATAACTGGACATAATTGCTATGACTAGAAGCGTGTAAACTAGATTAATGTGGTAACCATGTTTATGGGCTATTCAGACTGTTCTGCTCAAACAGGTAAGAGATTGGGAAACAGAAACCATATTAATATTCAAAAAATGCCACTGAACAAATAGAGTGAAGGAGAAATAATGCTAACCGAGGCAAGCACTAAAATTGTCAAAAAGTGCAGGTGTTGTGAATGTGAAAAAAGCCAGCGTTTGATTTTATTTAGGCGATTGGCAATGACACCAGCATTATCTGCAGAGGAAGAACCCAGGTCTTCCATCGCATCCAGCTTGCTTCCTGAAGCTCGTGCTGCATGAAGATATGAATAACATAAGACTCAATCTCCTTCTTTATGTATTAGTCCTCATTATACAAATCTTGTATGAGTACCAAGCTATTCAACCAGGACATTCCACCTCAGATTTTAACTATTTCAAGCATCACAGGCCAGCACAAGCAAAGTCAGATACCAAAAGTATGCAACTTTGCTCAATACATTTATGAAGCATGGTAATAAAAAACCACAAAGCATCATTGAACTTTTGGTACTATCTCCTTGGTGGATCTGGTTCCTACAACCTCCCCAAaagaaattatttttctttacaaTATCAAAATTTTATTCATAAATGCCACATCAACCTACAATTGGAAATAATACCTGCTCTTGAGATAAAATAAGGGGGAAGTTCTCCAAGTGCAGTTCCAATTCCCCACAGAATAGCCTCCAACTGAACCTGTGGCAATATGCTGCTAAGAGGAACACTTGAACCATGTAATGATGCAAAAACTGGGGGACCGTATTCGAAGCAATCCTTGTGACGCCATGATGGGCCTCT is drawn from Telopea speciosissima isolate NSW1024214 ecotype Mountain lineage chromosome 1, Tspe_v1, whole genome shotgun sequence and contains these coding sequences:
- the LOC122648748 gene encoding vacuole membrane protein KMS1-like, whose protein sequence is MGSGKGEASTSSSSVLSEDPSISRLREKHQLELENLTLTTQPFNTLKLFLLATIQYLRRSIIYILTKGGWVMLLGTLVAAVGILLITFDGSYEKHVLEFLRYFEFGVWWVALGVASSIGLGSGLHTFVLYLGPHIALFTMKAMQCGRVDLKTAPYDTIQLNRGPSWRHKDCFEYGPPVFASLHGSSVPLSSILPQVQLEAILWGIGTALGELPPYFISRAARASGSKLDAMEDLGSSSADNAGVIANRLNKIKRWLFSHSQHLHFLTILVLASVPNPLFDLAGIMCGQFGVPFWEFFFATVIGKAIIKTHIQTVFIILVCNNQLLEWIENELIWVFGLIPGHSSMLPNFVAKLHKIKENYAAAPAPVPSNIKGKKWDLSLASAWNTVVWLMLMNFFIKIVTATAQSFLKKQQEKELNELTAATSHSNGKSN